From Cyprinus carpio isolate SPL01 chromosome A7, ASM1834038v1, whole genome shotgun sequence, a single genomic window includes:
- the LOC109088927 gene encoding histone H2B — protein MPEPAKSAPKKGSKKAVTKTAAKGGKKRRKSRKESYAIYVYKVLKQVHPDTGISSKAMGIMNSFVNDIFERIAGESSRLAHYNKRSTITSREIQTAVRLLLPGELAKHAVSEGTKAVTKYTSSK, from the coding sequence ATGCCTGAACCAGCGAAGTCCGCGCCGAAGAAAGGATCCAAGAAGGCCGTCACTAAGACCGCCGCTAAAGGAGGAAAGAAGCGCAGAAAGTCCAGGAAGGAGAGCTACGCCATCTACGTGTACAAAGTGTTGAAGCAGGTTCATCCTGACACCGGGATCTCTTCGAAGGCGATGGGCATCATGAACTCTTTCGTGAACGACATCTTCGAGCGCATCGCCGGTGAGTCGTCTCGTCTCGCTCACTACAACAAGCGCTCCACCATCACTTCCCGAGAGATCCAGACCGCCGTGCGTCTGCTGCTGCCCGGGGAGCTGGCCAAACACGCCGTGTCTGAGGGCACCAAGGCCGTCACCAAGTACACCAGCTCCAAGTAG
- the LOC109088928 gene encoding histone H4: MSGRGKGGKGLGKGGAKRHRKVLRDNIQGITKPAIRRLARRGGVKRISGLIYEETRGVLKVFLENVIRDAVTYEHRARQEKDRHRHGRCVRAQTTGTHLVRFRRLNTVNNKHNGSFKSHPHSHIKRRN; encoded by the coding sequence ATGTCTGGAAGAGGGAAAGGCGGTAAAGGACTCGGGAAAGGAGGCGCTAAGCGTCATCGTAAAGTTCTGCGTGATAACATCCAGGGAATCACCAAACCCGCCATTCGTCGTCTTGCTCGCCGCGGCGGAGTCAAGCGCATCTCCGGTCTGATCTACGAGGAGACCCGCGGGGTGCTGAAGGTGTTCCTGGAGAACGTGATCCGCGACGCCGTCACCTACGAGCACCGAGCACGCCAAGAGAAAGACCGTCACCGCCATGGACGTTGTGTACGCGCTCAAACGACAGGGACGCACCTTGTACGGTTTCGGAGGTTAAACACTGTGAACAACAAACACaacggctcttttaagagccacccacacTCTCACATAAAGAGACGAAATTGA
- the LOC109088937 gene encoding histone H3-like, which translates to MARTKQTARKSTGGKAPRKQLATKAARKSAPATGGVKKPHRYRPGTVALREIRRYQKSTELLIRKLPFQRLVREIAQDFKTDLRFQSSAVMALQESSEAYLVGLFEDTNLCAIHAKRVTIMPKDIQLARRIRGERA; encoded by the coding sequence ATGGCAAgaaccaagcagacggctcgtaaATCCACCGGTGGTAAAGCCCCGAGAAAGCAGCTTGCTACTAAAGCCGCCCGGAAGAGCGCCCCAGCCACCGGCGGCGTCAAGAAGCCCCATCGTTACAGGCCCGGGACCGTGGCTCTCCGAGAGATTCGTCGCTATCAGAAGTCCACCGAGCTGCTGATCCGCAAACTGCCTTTCCAGCGTCTGGTGCGAGAGATCGCACAGGATTTCAAGACGGACCTGCGCTTCCAGAGCTCCGCTGTCATGGCCCTCCAGGAGTCCAGCGAGGCTTATCTGGTCGGTTTGTTCGAGGACACCAACCTGTGCGCCATCCACGCCAAGAGAGTCACCATCATGCCCAAAGACATCCAGCTGGCGCGCCGCATCCGCGGAGAGCGCGCTTAA
- the LOC109088919 gene encoding histone H2A-like: MSGRGKTGGKARAKAKSRSSRAGLQFPVGRVHRLLRKGNYAQRVGAGAPVYLAAVLEYLTAEILELAGNAARDNKKTRIIPRHLQLAVRNDEELNKLLGRVTIAQGGVLPNIQAVLLPKKTEKPAKAK; the protein is encoded by the coding sequence ATGAGCGGAAGAGGCAAAACCGGCGGTAAAGCGAGAGCGAAGGCCAAGAGTCGCTCCTCCAGAGCAGGGCTGCAGTTCCCCGTCGGTCGTGTTCACAGACTTCTCCGCAAAGGGAACTACGCACAGCGCGTCGGTGCCGGAGCTCCCGTCTATCTGGCGGCTGTGCTCGAGTATCTGACCGCTGAGATCTTGGAGTTGGCTGGAAACGCCGCAAGAGACAACAAGAAGACCCGCATCATTCCCCGTCACCTGCAGCTGGCGGTGCGCAACGATGAGGAGCTCAACAAACTCCTGGGCCGAGTGACCATCGCTCAGGGCGGCGTGCTGCCCAACATCCAGGCCGTGCTGCTGCCCAAGAAGACCGAGAAACCCGCCAAAGCCAAGTAA
- the LOC109054595 gene encoding histone H4: MSGRGKGGKGLGKGGAKRHRKVLRDNIQGITKPAIRRLARRGGVKRISGLIYEETRGVLKVFLENVIRDAVTYTEHAKRKTVTAMDVVYALKRQGRTLYGFGG; encoded by the coding sequence ATGTCTGGAAGAGGCAAAGGCGGTAAAGGACTCGGGAAAGGAGGCGCTAAGCGTCATCGTAAAGTGCTGCGTGATAACATCCAGGGAATCACCAAACCCGCCATTCGTCGTCTCGCTCGCCGCGGCGGAGTCAAGCGCATCTCCGGTCTAATCTACGAGGAGACCCGCGGGGTGCTGAAGGTGTTCCTGGAGAACGTGATCCGCGACGCCGTCACTTACACCGAGCACGCCAAGAGAAAGACCGTCACAGCCATGGACGTCGTGTACGCGCTCAAACGACAGGGACGCACCTTGTACGGTTTCGGAGGTTAA